From a single Asticcacaulis sp. MM231 genomic region:
- the serS gene encoding serine--tRNA ligase has protein sequence MHDIKAIRENPQSYVQGWSRRGRETAQSDVDALLSLDADLRAAKTAFETNQAQLKKLSGEIGKAKGQKDEARAAELMTEVEGLKGAISAAQETERLKTEELKDLLSSLPNIPFEDVPEGADEHGNVEVRKHGAPNILSFPAKDHADLGEALKGPTGPLMDFEAAAKMSGSRFVVLKGQLARLERAIGQFMLDVQTSEHGYIEVNPPVLVREQALFGTGQLPKFEEDLFFATSLFQSNQALKDGDYRSGFYIKEPAGVDVYADENGEIVDLKTSVWGRAKIVNTPHYLIPTAEVTLTNLVREAITAEEDLPLRLTALTNCFRAEAGSAGRDTKGMIRQHQFQKVELVSITTPEQSDAEHDRMTTCAETILKKLDLSFRTMLLCTGDMGFGAKKTYDLEVWLPSQNTYREISSCSNCGDFQARRMDARTRKAGEKGTRFVHTLNGSGLAVGRTLVAIMENYQDEGGRIAIPSVLQPYMGGLTHIG, from the coding sequence ATGCACGATATCAAGGCGATCCGCGAAAATCCTCAGAGCTATGTTCAGGGCTGGTCGCGTCGCGGCCGCGAAACCGCGCAATCGGATGTCGATGCCCTGCTGTCGCTGGATGCCGATCTGCGTGCCGCAAAAACCGCCTTCGAGACCAATCAGGCGCAACTGAAAAAGCTGTCCGGCGAAATCGGCAAGGCCAAGGGCCAGAAGGACGAGGCGCGCGCTGCCGAACTGATGACCGAGGTTGAGGGCCTGAAAGGCGCGATCAGTGCGGCGCAGGAGACCGAACGTCTGAAGACCGAAGAGCTGAAAGACCTGCTGTCCAGCCTGCCGAATATCCCGTTTGAGGATGTACCGGAAGGCGCCGATGAGCACGGTAATGTCGAGGTTCGCAAACACGGCGCACCAAACATTTTGAGCTTCCCCGCCAAGGATCACGCCGATCTGGGCGAAGCTTTGAAGGGGCCAACTGGCCCACTGATGGACTTTGAAGCCGCTGCCAAAATGTCCGGCTCGCGCTTCGTCGTTTTGAAAGGTCAATTGGCGCGTCTGGAGCGTGCCATCGGCCAGTTCATGCTCGATGTTCAGACGAGCGAGCATGGATATATTGAAGTAAATCCGCCAGTTTTGGTGCGGGAACAGGCTCTTTTCGGAACAGGTCAACTGCCAAAGTTTGAAGAAGATCTGTTTTTTGCTACGTCTCTATTTCAATCAAATCAAGCATTGAAAGACGGGGATTACAGGTCGGGCTTTTACATCAAAGAACCTGCTGGTGTTGATGTTTATGCCGATGAAAATGGTGAAATTGTTGATCTAAAGACTAGTGTTTGGGGGAGGGCAAAAATTGTAAATACTCCGCACTATCTCATCCCTACTGCCGAAGTCACCCTGACCAATCTCGTCCGTGAAGCTATCACCGCCGAGGAAGACCTGCCGCTGCGTCTGACTGCTCTTACTAATTGCTTCCGCGCCGAGGCCGGTTCGGCCGGCCGCGACACCAAGGGCATGATCCGTCAGCACCAGTTCCAGAAGGTCGAACTGGTCTCGATTACCACGCCGGAGCAATCCGACGCCGAACACGACCGCATGACCACTTGCGCCGAAACCATCCTGAAAAAGCTCGACCTGTCGTTCCGCACCATGCTGCTCTGCACGGGCGATATGGGCTTTGGCGCGAAGAAGACCTACGATCTCGAAGTCTGGTTGCCGTCGCAAAACACCTACCGCGAAATCTCGTCCTGCTCGAACTGCGGGGATTTTCAGGCGCGTCGCATGGACGCCCGCACCCGCAAGGCTGGCGAGAAGGGCACCCGCTTTGTCCATACGCTCAATGGCTCCGGTCTAGCGGTTGGCCGCACCCTGGTCGCCATCATGGAAAACTATCAGGACGAGGGCGGCCGCATCGCCATTCCGTCGGTGCTCCAGCCCTATATGGGCGGCCTGACGCATATCGGGTAG
- the surE gene encoding 5'/3'-nucleotidase SurE, protein MRILLTNDDGIDAFGLKVLYDIASALSDDVWVCAPLTEQSGKGRGITLHDPLRARRIGEKRFAVSGTPTDCVQIAVNDLMDGPPDLVLSGVNRGFNLAQDVTLSGTVAGALQGMTLGIPSISLSQCLDFELDIEAQWLAAQVYGAPVISNLIKQGWPADVIMNINFPDCDAHSVTGVEVTKQGLRDQHEMHAVKRVDTRGRDYYWMDFHALEQTLLDGTDLKAVREKRISVTPLHLDLTHYETMHRLKKTLGGVAPKVIRDEVAS, encoded by the coding sequence ATGCGTATTCTGCTCACCAATGATGACGGTATCGATGCTTTCGGGCTAAAGGTGCTTTACGATATCGCCAGCGCCCTGAGCGATGATGTCTGGGTTTGTGCCCCGCTCACCGAACAATCCGGCAAGGGCAGGGGCATCACGCTCCATGATCCGCTGCGCGCGCGCCGTATCGGTGAGAAGCGTTTCGCCGTTTCCGGTACGCCGACCGATTGCGTGCAGATCGCCGTCAATGATCTGATGGACGGCCCGCCCGATCTGGTGCTGTCAGGCGTCAATCGCGGGTTCAACCTGGCGCAGGACGTCACCCTTTCGGGCACCGTCGCCGGGGCGCTGCAAGGCATGACGCTCGGCATCCCCTCCATTTCCCTGTCGCAATGCCTAGATTTCGAGCTGGATATCGAAGCGCAATGGCTGGCGGCGCAGGTCTACGGCGCGCCTGTGATCAGCAATCTGATCAAGCAGGGGTGGCCGGCCGATGTCATCATGAACATCAATTTCCCCGATTGCGACGCCCACAGCGTCACCGGCGTCGAGGTCACCAAACAGGGTTTGCGCGATCAGCATGAGATGCACGCCGTCAAGCGCGTCGATACGCGCGGCCGTGATTATTACTGGATGGATTTCCACGCCCTCGAACAGACCCTGCTCGATGGCACTGACCTCAAGGCCGTGCGTGAAAAGCGCATTTCTGTGACGCCGCTGCACCTCGACCTGACGCACTACGAGACGATGCACCGCCTGAAAAAGACACTGGGCGGCGTCGCGCCAAAGGTCATCAGGGACGAGGTGGCGTCATGA
- a CDS encoding protein-L-isoaspartate(D-aspartate) O-methyltransferase: MSETPKDTPEETRLERLLRGLKSQGIDDKKLLHAMEYTPRDLFVPELFLDRSWEDSAIPINCGQTISQPYIVALMTQALKIEGRHRVLEIGTGSGYQTAVLSRLARYVYTIERYRSLMVEAEIRHKRLMLENIIYRFGDGWEGWPEQAPFDRILVTAALPEAPTHLLAQLKVKGIMVGPQGRGSTQRLLRYTRTADGYETEDLGEVRFVPLIAGVAKES, from the coding sequence ATGAGTGAAACACCGAAAGATACTCCGGAAGAAACGCGCCTGGAAAGGCTGCTGCGTGGGCTGAAAAGCCAGGGCATCGACGATAAGAAGCTGCTGCACGCCATGGAATACACGCCGCGCGATCTGTTCGTGCCGGAGCTTTTCCTCGATCGCTCGTGGGAAGATTCCGCCATTCCGATCAATTGCGGCCAGACGATTTCGCAGCCTTATATCGTGGCGCTGATGACCCAGGCGCTGAAGATTGAAGGCCGCCACCGCGTGTTAGAGATCGGCACCGGCAGCGGTTACCAGACCGCCGTGCTCAGCCGGCTTGCGCGCTACGTCTATACGATCGAGCGTTACCGTTCGCTGATGGTTGAGGCCGAGATCCGCCATAAGCGGCTGATGCTGGAAAATATCATCTATCGCTTCGGCGATGGCTGGGAAGGCTGGCCCGAACAGGCGCCATTTGATCGCATTCTGGTCACCGCCGCCTTGCCGGAAGCGCCGACGCACCTGCTGGCGCAACTTAAAGTCAAGGGCATCATGGTGGGGCCGCAAGGGCGGGGCTCGACCCAGCGCCTGCTGCGCTATACCCGCACGGCGGATGGCTATGAGACCGAGGATCTCGGCGAGGTGCGCTTTGTGCCGCTGATCGCTGGCGTCGCCAAGGAATCCTAA
- a CDS encoding RNA polymerase sigma factor, whose translation MSDPLIKRAREGSSDAFSRLVADHQQAVRAFVRRLCAVPDDADDLAQEAFVTAWTNLHKLREGVAFKTFVCGIAYRKALNDRKRFNRSGARDTEWSGLQDQSRSSTVDARLTVHAALQTLPIDQRAAISLCVAADYSHAEAADILGLPLGTIKSHILKGRARLNALLGVPDDQ comes from the coding sequence ATGTCCGACCCGCTCATCAAGCGGGCCAGAGAGGGCTCTAGCGACGCCTTCTCAAGGCTGGTGGCAGATCATCAACAGGCGGTGCGCGCCTTCGTGCGCCGCCTGTGCGCTGTGCCTGACGATGCCGACGATCTGGCGCAGGAGGCCTTTGTGACCGCCTGGACCAACCTGCACAAACTGCGCGAGGGCGTTGCCTTCAAAACCTTCGTCTGCGGCATCGCCTACCGCAAGGCGCTCAACGATCGCAAGCGCTTTAACCGCTCCGGCGCGCGCGACACCGAATGGTCGGGGCTGCAGGACCAATCCCGTTCATCAACGGTTGATGCCCGACTAACGGTGCACGCCGCCCTGCAAACCCTGCCGATTGATCAGCGCGCCGCCATATCGCTGTGCGTCGCCGCCGATTACAGCCATGCCGAAGCGGCTGACATTTTGGGGCTTCCGCTAGGCACGATTAAGTCCCATATTCTTAAGGGAAGGGCCAGACTCAATGCCCTTCTGGGTGTACCCGATGACCAATGA
- a CDS encoding M23 family metallopeptidase encodes MIPHPFKTDHLNRLSVKLALTAVTVMALQACTATPLKPKYPIYMQDKPAEAVVPVSRVVEEAPPPPVTSPNGSVQVTELAAPPPPPPPPAEITTPAKAATRPVATAPVRDTPATYVYVLQSHDTLYGVSRRFGVPIKAIYELNDLAPDASLRIGQKVLLPSSAVDKGVEDHANGTGLVKLEKALVSPATKPAVIPVKPAVVAPAKTTTTPTTPTTMTPVTKPVIAPPAAAKPVVTAPTMATTTTTTPVVKPAATPTVAGFPGSAQLTQMGKGRFVWPVKGKLLVPFGQLAPNVRNDGINIAASAGTEIRAASDGVVVYEGDQVKELGNTIYIKHPKGWYTGYSHLQNMLVKNNETVTKGQVIGTVGKTGTIDQPQLHFEIRYTPSTDIARPIDPTLVLP; translated from the coding sequence ATGATCCCGCATCCTTTTAAGACGGATCACCTAAATCGTCTGTCCGTCAAACTTGCGCTGACGGCGGTGACTGTGATGGCCTTGCAGGCCTGTACGGCGACGCCCCTCAAACCGAAATATCCCATCTATATGCAGGACAAGCCGGCCGAAGCGGTCGTACCGGTGAGCCGCGTGGTGGAAGAGGCGCCACCGCCGCCGGTGACATCGCCCAATGGCAGCGTGCAGGTGACCGAACTGGCTGCCCCGCCGCCACCTCCGCCGCCACCCGCTGAGATCACAACACCGGCCAAGGCAGCGACCAGGCCTGTGGCTACCGCGCCGGTACGCGATACGCCGGCGACCTATGTCTATGTGCTCCAGTCACACGATACGCTCTATGGTGTGTCGCGCCGCTTTGGCGTGCCGATCAAGGCGATCTATGAGCTTAACGATCTGGCGCCGGACGCTTCCTTGCGGATTGGTCAGAAGGTTCTGCTGCCATCCTCCGCGGTCGATAAGGGCGTTGAAGATCACGCCAATGGAACCGGATTGGTCAAGCTCGAAAAGGCCCTGGTGTCTCCAGCAACAAAGCCGGCTGTTATACCCGTGAAGCCCGCTGTCGTCGCGCCGGCAAAGACGACGACCACCCCAACCACCCCGACCACGATGACACCAGTGACCAAGCCGGTGATTGCGCCGCCAGCGGCCGCAAAGCCGGTCGTGACCGCGCCAACCATGGCGACGACCACAACGACGACGCCGGTGGTCAAGCCCGCCGCCACGCCAACCGTCGCAGGTTTCCCCGGCAGCGCGCAACTGACGCAGATGGGCAAGGGCAGGTTCGTCTGGCCGGTCAAGGGCAAGCTCTTGGTGCCGTTTGGTCAGTTGGCGCCCAATGTGCGCAATGACGGAATCAACATTGCTGCTTCTGCCGGCACCGAAATCCGCGCGGCGTCCGACGGTGTGGTGGTCTACGAAGGCGACCAGGTCAAGGAACTGGGCAACACCATCTATATCAAGCATCCTAAAGGCTGGTATACGGGCTATTCACACCTGCAAAACATGTTGGTGAAGAACAATGAAACCGTCACCAAGGGGCAGGTGATCGGCACGGTTGGCAAGACCGGCACCATTGATCAGCCGCAACTGCACTTTGAAATTCGCTACACGCCGTCGACCGATATCGCCCGACCGATCGATCCGACGCTCGTTCTGCCTTAG
- the yajC gene encoding preprotein translocase subunit YajC, with translation MFATPAFAQAAGAAAPAAGGDLLTMLPMMIVLFGAMYFFMIRPQSQRAKQHKAMITALKRNDTVVLSSGLIGKVTRVEDAEVMIEVATGVNVRVVKALIAEVRVKGEPAPANDAKS, from the coding sequence GTGTTCGCAACACCTGCCTTTGCCCAGGCCGCTGGCGCCGCTGCCCCCGCCGCTGGTGGTGACCTTTTGACCATGCTGCCGATGATGATCGTGCTTTTCGGCGCGATGTACTTCTTCATGATCCGTCCGCAAAGCCAGCGCGCCAAGCAGCACAAGGCCATGATCACGGCGCTGAAGCGCAACGATACGGTGGTTCTGTCCTCCGGCCTGATCGGCAAGGTCACCCGCGTTGAAGACGCCGAGGTCATGATCGAAGTGGCGACCGGCGTCAATGTGCGCGTGGTCAAGGCTCTCATCGCCGAAGTGCGCGTCAAGGGCGAGCCTGCGCCCGCCAACGACGCCAAGAGCTAA
- the secD gene encoding protein translocase subunit SecD — MMNLSRWKVGLVIGAILLGILFAVPNFLPASVRDQVKGFMPTQTLNLGLDLQGGSYLLMEVDTNDLIKTKIAAVSDDVRARLDEKGIAYTGVVANGTSVSVRITDASRLQEAQATLVKLGTPLPKNPGVMDLAVQQGSDQTLLVIFTQEGIRSTSAGAVETSIEVIRKRIDALGTKEPSISRQGINRIVIEAPGESDPEQLKRLIGRTAKLTFQMVDETVSPSDLAAGRVPPGSEVLPDDSRGGTPLVVRKAILVSGNNLTKANVGVDEYQRPAIDFAFNSEGAKKFGDATSRNLGKRFAIILDGHIVSAPVIQGAITTGSGQITGGFSHEEASEIVNILKSGALPAKLNFESQRTVGAELGADAVHAGVVSTIIGFLTIVVFMFLAYGFIFGGVSIAALLVNLLLIMAAMTAFQATLTLPGIAGLILSLAVAVDANVLIYERIRDEERSGHRPIAAMDVGFARALVSILDANITNLISALIMFVFGAGPVRGFAWTLMIGVFTSVFSAILVSQILLGWWYKAAKPKKLPI; from the coding sequence ATGATGAATTTATCGCGCTGGAAGGTAGGGCTGGTTATCGGCGCCATCCTTCTGGGCATCCTTTTTGCCGTGCCCAACTTCCTTCCAGCCAGTGTGCGGGATCAGGTCAAAGGCTTTATGCCAACTCAGACCCTGAACCTCGGTCTCGATCTGCAAGGTGGTTCCTACCTCCTAATGGAGGTGGATACCAACGACCTGATCAAGACCAAGATCGCTGCTGTCAGTGATGACGTGCGTGCGCGTCTTGATGAAAAGGGCATCGCCTACACTGGTGTCGTCGCCAACGGCACCTCGGTCAGTGTTCGCATCACCGATGCGTCGCGCCTGCAGGAAGCGCAAGCCACGCTCGTCAAGCTCGGCACGCCTTTGCCGAAGAACCCCGGCGTGATGGATCTTGCGGTTCAGCAGGGGAGTGATCAAACCCTGCTCGTGATCTTCACGCAGGAAGGCATTCGCTCCACCTCCGCCGGCGCGGTCGAAACCTCGATCGAAGTCATCCGCAAGCGTATCGATGCGCTCGGCACCAAGGAGCCCTCGATCAGCCGTCAGGGAATCAACCGCATCGTTATTGAAGCACCGGGCGAAAGCGATCCGGAGCAACTGAAGCGCCTGATCGGTCGCACCGCCAAGCTGACCTTCCAGATGGTCGATGAAACCGTCAGCCCGTCCGATCTCGCCGCCGGCCGCGTGCCGCCGGGCTCGGAAGTCCTGCCGGATGACAGCCGTGGCGGTACACCTCTTGTGGTGCGCAAGGCTATTCTGGTGTCGGGTAACAACCTGACCAAGGCCAATGTCGGCGTCGATGAGTATCAGCGTCCAGCCATAGATTTCGCCTTCAACAGCGAAGGCGCCAAGAAGTTTGGTGACGCCACCTCGCGCAATCTCGGCAAGCGTTTCGCCATCATTCTGGATGGCCACATCGTGTCGGCGCCGGTTATCCAGGGCGCCATTACCACGGGCAGCGGGCAGATCACCGGCGGCTTCAGCCATGAAGAAGCCTCGGAAATCGTCAACATCCTCAAAAGCGGCGCTCTGCCGGCCAAGCTCAACTTCGAGAGCCAGCGCACCGTCGGCGCCGAACTGGGTGCGGATGCGGTTCACGCCGGTGTCGTGTCGACCATTATCGGTTTCCTAACCATCGTGGTCTTTATGTTCCTGGCCTACGGCTTCATCTTCGGTGGCGTGTCGATCGCCGCCCTGCTGGTCAACCTGCTGCTGATCATGGCCGCGATGACCGCCTTCCAGGCTACCCTGACCCTGCCGGGTATCGCCGGTTTGATCCTCAGTCTGGCCGTGGCGGTTGACGCCAACGTGCTCATCTATGAGCGTATTCGCGACGAAGAACGTTCCGGCCACCGGCCCATCGCGGCCATGGATGTCGGCTTCGCCCGTGCGCTCGTGTCGATCTTGGACGCCAACATCACCAACCTGATCTCGGCGCTTATCATGTTCGTCTTCGGCGCCGGCCCGGTGCGTGGCTTCGCCTGGACGCTGATGATCGGTGTGTTCACCTCGGTCTTCTCGGCCATTCTGGTCAGCCAGATCCTGCTCGGCTGGTGGTATAAGGCCGCCAAGCCCAAGAAACTCCCGATTTAA
- the secF gene encoding protein translocase subunit SecF, with product MQWPLIKNLPNEFHFRFTKYAPVAAVISGLAIIATIAALFLQGLNLGTDFAGGNVLEVETPTAANLDTLRAHMNEFGAEDTGVQTFGSPRDVIIKFKLDESHQTNDGVEAIKTKLSAAVPGIAFKRTEVVGPKVSAELLRSGFLALGAALVLMLIYIWIRFPSGLQFGSGAVIAVLHDVVLTVGMMAFLQIEFTMTSIAALLTVIGYSMNEKVITFDRLRENLRKFRKTPLADIINLSENERLSRTIITGSTAVLALAGMLFLGGPALFPLVFAMVFGILIGTYSSIYVALPIILIWGVNRNDPDAEVVDLGGFKGGKKPKDMP from the coding sequence ATGCAATGGCCTCTGATTAAAAACCTGCCGAACGAGTTCCACTTCCGCTTTACGAAGTATGCACCCGTAGCGGCCGTCATTTCCGGACTGGCGATCATCGCCACCATCGCGGCGCTCTTCCTGCAAGGCCTGAACCTCGGCACCGATTTCGCCGGCGGTAACGTGCTTGAAGTCGAGACGCCGACGGCGGCCAATCTGGATACGCTGCGTGCGCACATGAATGAGTTCGGCGCAGAAGATACGGGCGTCCAGACCTTCGGCAGCCCGCGCGACGTCATCATCAAGTTCAAGCTCGACGAGAGCCACCAGACCAATGACGGCGTCGAAGCCATCAAGACCAAGCTGTCGGCGGCCGTGCCCGGCATCGCCTTCAAGCGTACCGAAGTGGTCGGCCCCAAGGTTTCAGCCGAATTGCTGCGTTCTGGCTTCCTGGCTCTGGGGGCTGCGCTGGTGCTGATGTTGATCTACATCTGGATCCGCTTCCCGTCTGGCCTGCAATTTGGTTCAGGCGCGGTTATCGCCGTGCTGCACGACGTGGTCCTGACGGTTGGGATGATGGCCTTCCTGCAGATAGAATTCACCATGACGTCGATCGCGGCGCTGCTCACCGTTATCGGTTATTCGATGAACGAAAAGGTGATCACCTTCGACCGACTGCGTGAAAATCTGCGCAAGTTCCGCAAGACGCCGCTGGCCGATATCATCAACCTGTCGGAAAACGAGCGCCTGTCGCGCACCATCATCACCGGTTCGACCGCTGTTCTGGCCCTGGCCGGCATGTTGTTCCTCGGTGGTCCGGCATTGTTCCCGCTCGTCTTCGCCATGGTCTTCGGCATTCTGATCGGCACCTATTCGTCGATCTACGTCGCCCTGCCAATCATTCTGATCTGGGGCGTCAACCGCAACGATCCGGACGCCGAGGTGGTCGATCTGGGTGGCTTCAAGGGCGGTAAGAAGCCCAAGGACATGCCTTAA
- a CDS encoding squalene/phytoene synthase family protein: MTSSELVPKSEDIRLACAFIPEADKRADILVLFAFLETLRDIPERVTDPLMGEIRLRWWFEAIEEIEQGRAVRYHPLTEALKAIIERYKLAPEDFLNLIEGQMPLLDKGPLAIKDALSVVDRGEGVLFRLAAQILGESADLTDIARLIGMAHIKSARGLSDAGDMEFAHLKREAVKAAKGLPVAVMPLALPATLAGDLWHGRMPGPLTKRLRLFWAFVSAKI, translated from the coding sequence GTGACGTCCTCTGAATTAGTACCGAAGTCCGAGGACATTCGCTTGGCCTGCGCCTTCATCCCGGAAGCCGATAAGCGGGCCGACATACTGGTGCTGTTTGCTTTTCTGGAAACCCTGCGCGATATCCCCGAACGCGTCACGGATCCGTTGATGGGCGAAATTCGTCTGCGCTGGTGGTTTGAGGCGATTGAGGAAATCGAACAGGGCCGGGCGGTGCGTTACCATCCGCTGACCGAAGCGCTGAAGGCGATCATCGAGCGCTATAAGCTGGCACCGGAGGACTTTCTCAACCTGATCGAAGGCCAGATGCCTCTGCTCGATAAAGGGCCGCTGGCCATCAAGGACGCGCTTAGCGTAGTGGATCGCGGGGAAGGGGTTCTGTTCCGTCTTGCCGCTCAGATACTCGGCGAGAGCGCTGACCTGACTGATATTGCCCGGCTCATCGGCATGGCACATATCAAGTCCGCGCGCGGTTTGAGCGACGCCGGTGATATGGAATTTGCGCACCTGAAACGCGAAGCCGTGAAGGCTGCCAAGGGATTGCCGGTGGCGGTCATGCCCCTGGCCTTGCCGGCCACTCTGGCAGGCGATTTATGGCATGGCCGAATGCCTGGTCCACTGACCAAGCGTTTGCGCCTGTTCTGGGCCTTCGTTAGCGCCAAAATCTAG
- a CDS encoding DUF1353 domain-containing protein — protein sequence MLIGWVPLRSLKLTAFAALLFVAGCATTKTTETVYVPVVAPTPPSSLTPLPIMLFNQTKQGRKLFTLNAEFPYCDGPTGMVIVVPKWYVTDFASVPWYGQSFIDPQGPTARAAIIHDWLYTIGEPGKRDVADGIFYRAMIKYGVPEYQARIAYNAVHVGGQGGYGLAGDWQFIDPTRQNVKQAAPFLKPRTGAVRIMPKCQGFSELVQSGWRAYPEKPIIINVPPPVVVTEKPLDGVMDRIPWGKKKKN from the coding sequence ATGCTTATCGGATGGGTTCCCTTGCGTTCGTTGAAACTTACCGCCTTTGCCGCCCTGCTCTTTGTCGCCGGATGCGCCACAACGAAGACGACCGAGACCGTCTATGTGCCAGTGGTGGCTCCAACGCCACCCAGTTCGCTGACGCCGCTGCCGATCATGCTGTTCAACCAGACCAAGCAGGGCCGCAAGCTCTTTACACTCAACGCCGAATTTCCCTATTGCGACGGCCCCACCGGCATGGTGATCGTAGTGCCTAAATGGTACGTCACCGACTTCGCCTCGGTGCCGTGGTATGGCCAGAGCTTTATCGATCCGCAAGGGCCGACCGCGCGCGCGGCCATCATCCACGACTGGCTCTACACCATAGGCGAGCCGGGCAAGCGCGATGTCGCCGACGGCATTTTCTACCGTGCCATGATCAAGTACGGCGTGCCGGAATATCAGGCGCGCATCGCCTATAATGCCGTCCATGTCGGCGGTCAGGGCGGGTATGGCCTGGCGGGCGACTGGCAATTCATTGACCCGACGCGGCAGAACGTCAAACAGGCGGCGCCCTTCCTAAAGCCGCGCACCGGTGCCGTGCGCATAATGCCGAAATGCCAGGGCTTCAGCGAACTGGTCCAGAGCGGATGGCGCGCCTATCCTGAGAAGCCGATCATCATCAATGTACCGCCGCCGGTCGTGGTAACGGAAAAGCCGCTCGATGGCGTGATGGATCGCATCCCGTGGGGTAAAAAGAAGAAGAACTAG
- the trmFO gene encoding methylenetetrahydrofolate--tRNA-(uracil(54)-C(5))-methyltransferase (FADH(2)-oxidizing) TrmFO has protein sequence MRQEIRLTVHVIGGGLAGSEACWQLVQAGIRVVLHEMRGGTRDGAPITTDAHQTDGLAELVCSNSFRSDDWQFNAVGLLHEEMRRSNSLILACADKHQVPAGGALAMDRDNFSAAVTEALANHPLMTIVREEITTLADNGWDNVVVATGPLTSEALSRFVLDVSGEGQLSFFDAIAPIIHAESIDMSKAWKQSRYDKEGPGGDAAAYINCPMDKQQYEAFIDALLEGPKAEFKDWEHIPYFDGCLPIEVMAERGRETLRYGPMKPVGLTNPHNPTVKAHAIIQLRQDNALGTLYNMVGFQTKLKHGAQAEVFRMIPGLENAQFARLGGLHRNTFIQSPKLLDRELRMKAFFTPSSSEAVGQKNVRFAGQITGVEGYVESAAIGLLAGRFAAAQALGRDLPAPPETTALGALLNHITIGHLEGGSFQPMNINYGLLPPLEAPKVDEDGKKIPLKERGRAKKRLMSLRALRDLQDWLNIA, from the coding sequence ATACGGCAGGAGATCAGGTTGACAGTTCATGTTATTGGCGGCGGTCTCGCCGGTTCAGAAGCCTGCTGGCAACTGGTTCAGGCTGGCATTCGGGTGGTGCTGCACGAAATGCGTGGCGGCACGCGCGATGGCGCACCGATCACGACCGACGCCCACCAGACCGATGGCCTCGCCGAACTGGTGTGCTCCAACTCTTTCCGCTCGGATGACTGGCAGTTCAATGCCGTGGGCCTGCTGCATGAAGAAATGCGCCGCTCGAATTCTCTGATCCTCGCCTGCGCCGACAAGCACCAGGTGCCGGCCGGCGGTGCGCTTGCCATGGACCGCGACAATTTCAGCGCCGCCGTCACCGAGGCGCTTGCCAACCATCCGCTCATGACCATCGTGCGCGAGGAAATCACCACCCTGGCCGATAACGGCTGGGACAATGTGGTGGTGGCCACCGGCCCCCTCACCTCCGAGGCGTTGTCGCGCTTCGTGCTCGATGTGTCCGGCGAAGGCCAGCTCAGCTTCTTTGATGCCATCGCGCCGATCATCCATGCCGAGAGCATCGACATGTCGAAGGCGTGGAAGCAATCGCGCTACGATAAGGAAGGCCCCGGCGGCGACGCGGCGGCCTATATCAACTGCCCGATGGACAAACAGCAGTACGAGGCCTTTATCGACGCCCTGTTAGAGGGCCCCAAGGCCGAGTTCAAGGATTGGGAGCACATCCCCTATTTCGATGGCTGCCTGCCGATCGAGGTCATGGCCGAGCGCGGCCGCGAGACCCTGCGCTACGGTCCCATGAAGCCTGTGGGCCTGACCAATCCGCATAACCCGACCGTGAAAGCTCATGCGATCATTCAGCTTCGGCAGGATAACGCCTTGGGAACGCTGTATAATATGGTCGGCTTCCAGACCAAGCTGAAGCATGGCGCTCAGGCTGAGGTCTTCCGCATGATCCCGGGCCTGGAGAACGCGCAGTTCGCGCGTCTGGGGGGCCTGCACCGCAACACCTTTATCCAGTCGCCCAAGCTTCTCGACCGAGAATTGCGCATGAAAGCGTTTTTCACGCCCTCAAGCAGCGAAGCGGTAGGGCAAAAAAATGTGCGGTTCGCCGGCCAGATCACGGGCGTGGAAGGCTATGTCGAAAGCGCCGCCATCGGCCTTTTGGCCGGCCGTTTCGCCGCCGCGCAGGCTCTGGGCCGCGACCTCCCCGCCCCGCCGGAGACGACCGCTCTGGGCGCCTTGCTCAACCACATTACGATCGGCCACCTCGAAGGCGGCTCCTTCCAGCCCATGAATATCAACTATGGCTTGCTGCCCCCGCTGGAAGCGCCGAAGGTTGATGAAGACGGCAAGAAAATCCCGCTCAAGGAACGTGGCCGCGCCAAAAAACGCCTTATGTCGTTGCGCGCCTTGCGGGATTTGCAGGACTGGCTAAATATCGCCTGA